The genomic DNA CTGCCCCCAAACATGCGGAACGCCGGGCGATTCAGGGTGTTGTCTAAGCGCTGGCCACATGTTGCTACGGAGAGGACAGGTTGCAGGATGATGGTTAAATGACCGAAAAAATTACCACACATCAGAGGAAATGGACGGATTTTCATTTTATGTGAAGATGTCTCACCTCTGTTGTTAGTGGTAGGGGCACGTGGGCCGAGAGTGCTGATGATAGATGGATGTCTCACTATAAAAGACAAGTATGAGTAAGTAAGATAGCACATTGCTGCATGGAAGATTTCAGTTCCTAAACTAAATGAACTTGCAGTTTATAATCTCACTTCCACATTTTAACATTGCTGCACAATGAAACAATGGAATTAAAGGAACTCACAGCATTTAGGTATGTCACACAACTCCCAGGTCAGCTGCATGTTCTTGTAGGTGTGACACCATGGAGCCACGTCACCGTCTGGATTCCTGTTAgataaaggaaaaagaaaagcaatGAGTTATTCTGATCTTTCTGCATGCTAGGGGGAACCTCTCACAATGAACAACGGTGCTCTACCTGCAGAAGCTGTGGCTGCCCAGCCCGTTCTCTAGTGCATCTGATTTCCAAGCATTGTTGAGCTTGTGCTTGACAGCAGGAGAGTCCCACGGGAGGCAGCGAGAGCCACTCTTAGTGGCGGATGTTGTGCCTCTGTATGACTTACCGGAGCCCACCACACATTCTTGGTACTTATCTGCACCAAAACACACCGAGAAACTGAGTGTTAAAGCAATTCATTGTTTGATTGGTAGTATTTCAGCTTACTATATATTAGCTTTTTGTAAAGCCGTACCTTCTGGACATGTGGGCATGGAGCAGTACTCCCATTCGATCTGAGTGCCTTTATAGATGTAACACCAAGGAGTGTTGTCATTGTCAGGGTTCCTGAGGGGGAAAAGAAAGGCAAGGACAATGAGTAAACATGTTCATGCTTCACATAGATTAACTAAAAAAGCATGTCCTAAACCAAACTGTTTTAAAATGCATCATCCCAATAAGGTTTTGTAAAATAAGACAGATTGTCCAAATCTTAatttttgcatctttttttctgCCTATTTTCCTGCAAAGTCAGTAATTCACGCCTCGTTGATTCATTTTTTTGCCTTTCAAAGTAAGCTATAATGCCACAATCAGACCAATAGATTCATTGCATTAAATGGATACACTGGCAAACGCATCATTCCTGCAGGTTTAATTAAAATTTGACCAACGTGTTTTGGATGATCAGACCCCCCGCCTTGATTTAATCGCTTTGAATATTTGCTGTTTATTCCTACAGATGTTCCGGCATTAAACGGATGACACTGGTCACATTATACCTGCAGAAGTTGTGATTGCCCAATCCAAGACTGCCGGCATCCACTTTTCTGGCGGTGAACCTCCTTCCTCTCAGAGACGTAGAGTTCCAGTTGATGCACTCTGTTCGTGAATGACTGGAGCTCCAGGTGCCGCGGTACCCTTCACCCTGCCCCACAACGCACTTCTCATTGGTGTCTGTTAGAGAATAAAGGGACAAAGTTAGACTGGATATAATGTCACTCATTTATATATGAGACTGATATCACTATAATAACTGAGCTAATTCATTTATTCTGACACAATAAAGCATGTTAATTAGATCTGGAAAAACTTTCAAAAACATTCCCACATATTTCGACACAATATGAAAACATTGTTATTTCTTATGTAAGCCATTAAACTCACCACTGTGCCCTAATAGCATttatatagtatttttttcCAATTAGTGGTTTAAAACAATGACTAGACCTAAACTATGATGATCGTAAATGTAATCAGATTTATTGAGTCTGGCCTAACTCATTACTCTTTGGCTGAAATCACAATGCTGTGACCGCTGGAGTTTGCATAATTATCCCACCGAGAGGGCGGGGTGTCCCTAACGCCTCCAAGAGTCACCcgcagaaacaaaaacattcatatCCCAGAATGTCTTTCCATAGTTTATGATTCTTCTCTCCAAACCACAGGCCCATGACACCTACTGCGTGAGTCACACAGTCAGACTGTGACTTTATCTAGAGTCATTAACAAGTACGTAGAGCGTTTTAATCAGTGTTGTGTCACTTAACTGGCCACCCTGTTATGGACATGACTGGGTGTATTGTTGTTTTGAAAACAAATTCTAGACATAGTGAAAGATCTGGGGTGTACAAGTTGCAGCGCAGAAGACATTGAAGTACTTCTCCATAGTAATGATTTgcctcttttctctgttttataaactgaatattttgggaTTTGGACTGGACAAAATAAGATGTCACGTTGGACACTGcctctgacattttacagaattttttttaatcgaTCAACCGAAAAAAAGCAGGTTAATTGTGCCGTAGATcattggttcccaacctgggggtcccaaCCCCCATTAGGGGTCGCGAGGCCTCCTTTactttaaggggtgtaagacagctttttaaaaaatatacagttggtCTATCtcacatttctgtgaagaaaacttaatgaaattgttattattattaagatatAAGCTTTAAATATATCTCACAGGATCagggcacggtgaagacctgaacggCCTCGtcttgcattagaaaagtacgcagttaaaacaaccaaagttTTCAACCTAATTGAACAATGtccaagcgtcagggagaagaaaacactgaatttgtcaaaaaaaagaagcctattaagtatgtatggttgttaaaaataaaataaaaaaacataatacagacaAAGAATTGTATcgaaagttcctaaaaataacaggaagacTCATCTCTGATGTAATATTCAAAGGAAATAATTTGCTCAAAAACTTGCTCTGTGTCACAATCTATTGTCCCAAAGCTaatgtgggtgggagtaatggacccaatatgcttgttttattggcacaaaTGGTTCCCATCTGTAgaaatgcactttttaatgctgaagcacaattttataatttatagcaaattatttcacgGACCCCTTGACCCCACTTCAGAATCAAAGCCTTAGATGAAAGAGTTTGTTGAGTACTTACTGATCTCACACTGAGTCCCACTGAAGCCTGGAGGACACTGACAGATGTAGTCTGAAGTGTACACGGCCTCCTTACAGGTCCCTCCGTTGTAGCACTGAGACACGTAGCAGTctggaagacagacagagagccgGTTAGTCAGTCATTCGTCATCCAGTTCTTCAGAAACCATTTCAATATCACAGTGTGATTGATTAGACATGACCACTTGCGTATACGGATAATTAAATCTGTGGGTTTGGCCTCGTGTGTCACATAGAAACATTGAGAAGGTTCATCCTGACTCTCAACCATCTGCAGAGCTTCACTTTTAATATACTGTGTCAACGCCAAGTGTTTCTTTTCTAGAGCGGAACTGGTTTTATGCCATCACCAGTCCggtttttcatttattatttcaacattTCCTAAAGGCTAGCGTTCCGAATAACAGCACCCCACTCGCTGCCAGTGGTATGAGCTCACAGACGGAGCCGTTTGGCGGGCTGAAAATGTGGTTGTAATTTGTCTGAGGGAGGGGCAATCGTGCTGCACACAGAATTCGTCAATGGGGGTGAAAAGTGCGCACAAGGGCTCGTCTGGCAAGAGTATTTCAAACAATCTCAGACTAAACTACACCCACTCCAAAACACAGAAACCCAACGGCTCTTCATTTGGACGCACTGAAATAACAGAGATTTGGACACGTGAGTCAGGCAAACCAACAAAAAATAATCATCTGAGGTCGTAACAGCAAGTTAGAGGTAAAGTGAAGCTATAATGAAAGACAGAGAGGTCAGAGAGGGCAGGCAAGCAGACTGACAGACAAATGAACAAACAGAAGATCATATTCTGCTCATAAAGTCTGATTAGAAAGAGACAAGAAAgtctgtgattgtgtgtgtttgcattcatATCACACTCACTGATGACGGGCACAACATGACAACGCTCTCGTCCTCTTAATGCACAACGGCAATACTCCACACGCTGTCCCCTCCATTGCAGCCAAGTGTCCCCAAAACTACGCACTGCTGACGTCTCACTATTCGTACAAAGTactgagaaaacacacacacacacaaacaaacaataagtaTACAGTCAATCAAACAGGGAGACACATAATCATTGTCACATGTAAAAGCGGTTAGAAACACGTGAATGACAAAAGTGAATTAAAAGAATCTGaggatggtggtgatggtgatggtggtgttaaagagacagacaaacaaaaaagtGTGATGGGGCTCACAGGAGGTGTCAAATGAAGGTGAAGACTTCTCGACATGAATAATCAAAAGCGTCCGTCTGGATGGCCGCCGGGCAGGCTCACCTCTGTAAAAACGAGTCCCTCTCTTAGTGCGGATCAGGTCCACCTGCAACAGAAaagagatcatgttaaacacagAGCAGCAGTGAATGGGAACTGGTTGCATGGCTTTGGTTTCTTTAGGGTTCTACTGTGAACAATAACTTGAAACTTGCTTCACAAGCTGCTTTTAAGTTTTAGTCAAACATCACTTGTtggtatacatacagtacagtagtgcTCCAATACAAACCATTTGAGATTATGAGCTATACGGTTTCAAAGTCAAATAGTAAaagagaaatgaatgaatgtttattCTGTTGAGAGATTCATGAAGTAGGtttttgcatttaaaatgttgtcCAGCAGTGCACTCTTAAAGGGATAgctcaggtgttttgaagtggggttgtatgaggtacttatccatactcagtgtattacctacagtagatgacggtcggcacgcccccagtttggagaaacagacaggagttaccgcacggaagcaaagcaatacagtgctgtggacggggccagcagtgaaacgtattttagctacctaaaaaatcaatgtcagcttaagtgtacgctatattaagaatatattttcacctctttacATTGCCGTAAAACAGCCCTTtttgacagggaactgaagccgttgtattcATCTaggctctcgccaaagccaccagactccattcaaaaaacctgtaattttacctcgtagAACATGTGATCTGCTgttctaccgctgcctcaatgAGTTAGttgcggtagaccagcaactcccgtgttctgtgaggtaaaaagactgtttttttttcaatggagtctggttgctttgacaAGAGCAttgataacggcttcagttctccgttggaaacatagactgtatagctgattcatggcaaggtaaactggcgaaaatattctaaatatatcgTACACTTAGactgatattgatttcttttattttaggtggttaaaatacgttttgctgttggcccatccacagcagtacattgctttgcttccgtgcggtaactcctgtctgcttctccaaactggttgcgtgccgactgtcatctactgtacactgactatggataagtacctcatacaaccccacttcaaaacacccaaactatccctttaagtctcTTAAGATTGAGGGCACTAGCACGTGAGGGCTCCACCAAGGAGGCGTTTTCAAACCAAGAcatgcaacaaaaacacaaatacaaacacactaAATGTTTGCTCagatagtttataaaccacaaACATGGAAATGCATAAAGATAAGCTCTTGTTAAGTATGTAGGATTTGTAATTAATGGGCTGAAATATGCAAAACCACTTGTATGGTCCTCTCACGACGAGGATGCAGGACTTACATTGTCCGCTAGGGTgcagcagagagcagacagGAGCATTAATAGTCCAAGTGTTCTGGTCATTGCTTCTCAAGTGGTCTTCAGTTAGCTGGAAGgagaatataaatacatattagaAATGTGACGGAAGATTTTACAAGTTAATACAGTTAAGATGGATAGATGTAAGCGCTGAAGCTGTGTGAGGAGACTGAGTATGGACTTCATTGTTGCATGTCTATACATCTGAATCCTTTTGTCATGAATCTGTCATTAACACTGAGGCAACAATTGCAGGAAAACGATGGACACTGGTCACCGTCTCCTGACTATACTGTTTctgtttggcttccttcctcCATCCCTACGCCTGCTATTGAGGAAGACCACCGGAGAGGAAAGGGTGGGAAAGGTGGGCTGCTTGTGGGAAACTGGAGGTCATTTTTTTATAGTTTCTTGAAGTTGTTCTTGACTAAGACAGGAAGTTTTAACAGCATGTCCAGTCTGATAGGACAactgtatatatgtttttgttatcCTGCTTGAATTAATTTCCCTTTTATCATAACTCATCCCACTATAGGAATAAACAGGAAGCAGATAATCTTCACTTCACTAAAAATGAGATGCCACATCAAAACAACACATCTGGACACAGCACGCAGGCACAGCAGAGAGTTTCTGCACCATACTGACAGCATTCCTCTTCTAACAGAGCAAAGCAGCAGCTGTGGGAGGATTAAAGTGACTCAGGACTTTAAAGCGTAAGAGGAGGAAACAGAAGGGGAGAGTCCCCAGAGCGAGAAAAAGTAAACTAAACTCATATTTCCTTTTTATACTCCTAGAAAAAAGATGTCTGATAACGGACTTGTTCCTCTTCTCTGTTTTAAAGGAGGCATGCAGAAAAGAGATacggaagagagagagagcgcctgTTGAAGTCAAGTGTGAGTAAACATGAGTCACAAAGGAAGGAGGGGGTAGAGAGGGAgatgagaaagaagaaaaagaaagttgCACACAATGAGGGCTGAAGAGTAGAAATTACctcaatataaaaataactttaagaAACTTCTTCTACAGACACTTGCATGCAAAGACCCAGACATACAGCAGTAACCACGTGCACACACGCCTGCACGTTTTATACTCTCCTCTCCGTCGGCTGGTTCTCCACTGACTCACCTTCTGTGGTTGACAGAGCTAATAGAAAACATGGCTGGGTTTTGATATATCAGTAGAACAGCTACGCTGgcaaccacaaacacacacatatagacaaAGTGCTCAGGAACGTGGAAGCTAATTGACACCCCGACAAACACAAAGGTTTACTGTTCATTCTGCTCATTGTTCATCGGAGCAAAGACTCAAGGTCTCAGGGTTTgacttttaaaacacacacatgcattcacacactcaCCATTAAGAGGACGGGTCCCTTGAAAGCTGTCCTCGCctcacacaaataaaaacccCTATTGTCCTGCACTTGTTTTACCCCCCAACGGAGCCTCACTGGCAACAACACACTAGTtccctttttgttttcctttgtgcagctgctctgctctgtccaGTCAgccgcccctctctctctctccagccctGTCAGCTAAAAACATATGTTTCCTGCTAAAACACTGCCAGCGCGGGCCCCATGTATTTCGGAAACGTGCGTACATATCAATACATGCACGCAGACCAACACGCACACATCAGATATGAACATATGTGTACCCCACCCTTTTTGAAGCCTGTGGTGTCTCACATGCAGAGGCCCTGTTTGGGGCGCCATAAACACCACTCCTTTGGCAATCCCTCAAGAGTTTTAGCTGTTTTTGTGGTCTGTCTTACAACATTTAATGCATATGAACAGACATTAACACACAAGATACACATGAACATAACAACGTCTAATTAACAGGATACAAAGTAAAACTGTGGCTgctcttttaattttatgtAGTTAATAGAACTAATTTCCTAGAGATGATCAGCTCTTacaaactgtgttttttgtgttaGTTGCAGTTATCTGACTGTCAAAACCTCTTAGTAGCGTCACCATTAGATGTATCGCACATGTTCTTTTTCAGGATAACTGGGGCTATTTGAAAATGAAGAAATATTTGATGTGAATTTATGTTTGCCTGGAgaaacaaaatgcattttattcattttattttaattctgaAAGTGTCAAATATTAGAGAACAGTAATCCAACTAATCAGTAAAATCTGTGAGGTTTTTGATGTAACTTGCAGCAACTATGGCTTTACAACAACCTCATAACCAGTAAACACAACAGGCAAAAAGGATTATTCAATTCAGGTTTTACTCAAGTCAAACTATGTCGCTAACCTTTTTGATTGCATATGGATCAaataagagataatgtacagtgagccggtctttgttgtgaaataaaccctgacagaaggggtttatttcacaacaatgacccgctagctgtacattatcctgcttattacacggctacttacttaagaaatccctaatttgacacaaaaacggtctaccagagtccgacatcagaactgcgcccatagcaacggtctgttataaagaaataacagaccatagaacgccgtgattgaccaatcgaGTATTAAACAAAGCCGTGCAATAATAGCCAATAAATAACATCAGTAAAGTGTGAACTCTTTACAGTCTCTTCTCCCATTAAGGAACATGAGACCCAACCAAACACTGATGCGCACATGTTGCTTGGATCGCCATAACAACGCATCGGGAGGGGTTACAACCAATAATGACAGCTCATTTTGCTCATTAGAACCAGAGCTATTGCTATTCTGACTGGTAGTGAGATACAACGATCGCTTCATGAGCAATCCTCTCTTTAAAAACAAGAGGGACACCAGCCCAGTCCCAATGGTGCAGATAGGGTTAAGGCATCTGTCAGTTACACCCAATCAGTTAATAGCTGAAACATGTACAACCACGTATGCAGCCTGAGGAGAGTGCGGTTACCTTAGTAGGTCAAATATGTATGGAAGAAATGAAAACATCTTTGGAGTAGCAGCCAGACTGTGagtcagcagcagctccacaaCAGCAGTTTTAAGATGCGCCACCTCAATAGAAGCAACAGACGATAAGAcagacgcacacaaacacactcacaggaTTTACTGTATGTCTAAAGCTGAAAGTAAATGTTTTCCGCCAACGTTATTCATCTCCTGTTAGTGTGCAGTTTCGGTGTATTCAAAGAAACTGGGCCTAAGTGCTGAGCACAATCTTTGACTTCTTAGCAGTGAGTTCACCGCACCATTATCGAGGATGTGTAATGATGATGGAGCGCTGAGGTTGTAAAGGTCGGAGGCGAGACATTCTTGTCTTCCAGTAACAAGTCCGAAAAGTCTAAAACGGTGAGAATGGTTAGACGGCGTGCAGGGAACATAGTTGCATCTGCCTGTGAAGTTCAAATTATGGTTCAGTGTGCACTTTAAAGCATCTCTGAAGTTACTTTACctgccaccgtagttcttcaaaactgcggtaacgtgagccgttgAGTGCAAAAccacggtaccgccagccgctgtctgtcTTCCGTTGCTCCCagagtagtgttattatagtaaaatgacctctgagcgaggcgaacgcgTTACCACGTTGTTGCACTCGGCGGCtgacgttaccacagtcttggaaagggaggagtgagcgccggggtactcagttggttgcaatatgcaaccacactactagatgctgccaaatcctacacactgtacctttaataaaGTTAGAGCGGGTGGACTGCCCATGCTGGCAG from Sebastes fasciatus isolate fSebFas1 chromosome 6, fSebFas1.pri, whole genome shotgun sequence includes the following:
- the plat gene encoding tissue-type plasminogen activator isoform X4 is translated as MTRTLGLLMLLSALCCTLADNVDLIRTKRGTRFYRDCYVSQCYNGGTCKEAVYTSDYICQCPPGFSGTQCEINTNEKCVVGQGEGYRGTWSSSHSRTECINWNSTSLRGRRFTARKVDAGSLGLGNHNFCRNPDNDNTPWCYIYKGTQIEWEYCSMPTCPEDKYQECVVGSGKSYRGTTSATKSGSRCLPWDSPAVKHKLNNAWKSDALENGLGSHSFCRNPDGDVAPWCHTYKNMQLTWELCDIPKCLRHPSIISTLGPRAPTTNNRATCGQRLDNTLNRPAFRMFGGRESDITEQPWQVAINVYQARHRKHFHRCGGVLIDSCWVLSAAHCFEDNDKAEKLEVILGRTFRKQNSSSEQIFKVEKYWNHEKFDNETFDNDIALLKLKTDIGICAVNSPEVLPACLPERGLVLPDWTECEISGYGKDSEFSAEFSERVKRGYVRLWPKERCVPDVLSYRTITSNMLCAGDTRGHDDACKGDSGGPLVCRNNDKMTLMGVISWGDGCGQKDKPGVYTRVTHYIDWINSKIKANPV
- the plat gene encoding tissue-type plasminogen activator isoform X2 encodes the protein MTRTLGLLMLLSALCCTLADNVDLIRTKRGTRFYRVLCTNSETSAVRSFGDTWLQWRGQRVEYCRCALRGRERCHVVPVINCYVSQCYNGGTCKEAVYTSDYICQCPPGFSGTQCEINTNEKCVVGQGEGYRGTWSSSHSRTECINWNSTSLRGRRFTARKVDAGSLGLGNHNFCRNPDNDNTPWCYIYKGTQIEWEYCSMPTCPEDKYQECVVGSGKSYRGTTSATKSGSRCLPWDSPAVKHKLNNAWKSDALENGLGSHSFCRNPDGDVAPWCHTYKNMQLTWELCDIPKCLRHPSIISTLGPRAPTTNNRATCGQRLDNTLNRPAFRMFGGRESDITEQPWQVAINVYQARHRKHFHRCGGVLIDSCWVLSAAHCFEDNDKAEKLEVILGRTFRKQNSSSEQIFKVEKYWNHEKFDNETFDNDIALLKLKTDIGICAVNSPEVLPACLPERGLVLPDWTECEISGYGKDSEFSAEFSERVKRGYVRLWPKERCVPDVLSYRTITSNMLCAGDTRGHDDACKGDSGGPLVCRNNDKMTLMGVISWGDGCGQKDKPGVYTRVTHYIDWINSKIKANPV
- the plat gene encoding tissue-type plasminogen activator isoform X3, which gives rise to MTRTLGLLMLLSALCCTLADNVDLIRTKRGTRFYRGEPARRPSRRTLLIIHVEKSSPSFDTSYCYVSQCYNGGTCKEAVYTSDYICQCPPGFSGTQCEINTNEKCVVGQGEGYRGTWSSSHSRTECINWNSTSLRGRRFTARKVDAGSLGLGNHNFCRNPDNDNTPWCYIYKGTQIEWEYCSMPTCPEDKYQECVVGSGKSYRGTTSATKSGSRCLPWDSPAVKHKLNNAWKSDALENGLGSHSFCRNPDGDVAPWCHTYKNMQLTWELCDIPKCLRHPSIISTLGPRAPTTNNRATCGQRLDNTLNRPAFRMFGGRESDITEQPWQVAINVYQARHRKHFHRCGGVLIDSCWVLSAAHCFEDNDKAEKLEVILGRTFRKQNSSSEQIFKVEKYWNHEKFDNETFDNDIALLKLKTDIGICAVNSPEVLPACLPERGLVLPDWTECEISGYGKDSEFSAEFSERVKRGYVRLWPKERCVPDVLSYRTITSNMLCAGDTRGHDDACKGDSGGPLVCRNNDKMTLMGVISWGDGCGQKDKPGVYTRVTHYIDWINSKIKANPV
- the plat gene encoding tissue-type plasminogen activator isoform X1, with amino-acid sequence MTRTLGLLMLLSALCCTLADNVDLIRTKRGTRFYRGEPARRPSRRTLLIIHVEKSSPSFDTSLLCTNSETSAVRSFGDTWLQWRGQRVEYCRCALRGRERCHVVPVINCYVSQCYNGGTCKEAVYTSDYICQCPPGFSGTQCEINTNEKCVVGQGEGYRGTWSSSHSRTECINWNSTSLRGRRFTARKVDAGSLGLGNHNFCRNPDNDNTPWCYIYKGTQIEWEYCSMPTCPEDKYQECVVGSGKSYRGTTSATKSGSRCLPWDSPAVKHKLNNAWKSDALENGLGSHSFCRNPDGDVAPWCHTYKNMQLTWELCDIPKCLRHPSIISTLGPRAPTTNNRATCGQRLDNTLNRPAFRMFGGRESDITEQPWQVAINVYQARHRKHFHRCGGVLIDSCWVLSAAHCFEDNDKAEKLEVILGRTFRKQNSSSEQIFKVEKYWNHEKFDNETFDNDIALLKLKTDIGICAVNSPEVLPACLPERGLVLPDWTECEISGYGKDSEFSAEFSERVKRGYVRLWPKERCVPDVLSYRTITSNMLCAGDTRGHDDACKGDSGGPLVCRNNDKMTLMGVISWGDGCGQKDKPGVYTRVTHYIDWINSKIKANPV